The Candidatus Omnitrophota bacterium genome window below encodes:
- a CDS encoding addiction module antidote protein, whose product MNDAGREKRLKKLEGYRDFRAYFVKDLRDHPEDIDGYLEIVIEDYEKDRDAAAFLLALRTIAEAKEGMTSLAKKTNLTRQALYKALSSKGNPRLETIWLILNALGYSISIKPSPAAQ is encoded by the coding sequence ATGAATGACGCGGGAAGGGAAAAGCGTTTAAAGAAACTGGAGGGATATCGGGATTTCCGGGCATATTTCGTCAAGGACCTTCGAGATCATCCCGAAGATATCGATGGATATCTGGAGATTGTGATCGAAGATTATGAAAAGGATCGGGATGCGGCGGCTTTTTTATTGGCGCTGCGCACAATCGCCGAAGCGAAAGAAGGAATGACTTCTTTAGCCAAGAAAACCAACCTTACGCGCCAAGCTCTCTATAAAGCCCTATCCTCCAAAGGCAATCCTCGTCTTGAAACCATATGGTTGATTCTCAACGCGCTGGGATACAGTATTTCCATCAAACCGTCTCCCGCAGCGCAGTAA
- a CDS encoding type II toxin-antitoxin system RelE/ParE family toxin yields the protein MKKILKIYRTENGKEPFLDWLNTLRKKDKPSFFRIRDRLNRIAEQGNYGDYKAVGEGVYELRFFFGSGYRVYFGEDGETIVLLLCGGGKSSQRQDIKKAKEYWSLYHE from the coding sequence ATGAAGAAAATACTCAAAATTTATAGAACGGAGAACGGAAAAGAACCATTTTTGGATTGGCTTAACACTCTAAGAAAAAAGGATAAACCGTCTTTTTTCCGTATACGTGACCGTTTAAACCGTATCGCCGAGCAAGGAAATTATGGAGATTATAAGGCTGTGGGAGAAGGTGTTTATGAATTGCGTTTTTTCTTTGGTTCGGGTTATCGCGTTTATTTTGGGGAAGATGGCGAGACGATTGTTTTGTTATTGTGTGGAGGTGGAAAGAGTTCGCAGCGGCAAGATATCAAGAAAGCTAAAGAATACTGGAGTTTATACCATGAATGA
- a CDS encoding glycosyltransferase family 39 protein → MRDSRNRSRIILQEAAILLGLGVFSLLLHSWYFNVFLNVMPNALQPANDAKSYWEMGLKIYRDGIFLPNDGPYYQAPLYPYWLAGLHYFGFHRIVEALRIQEWMSIANVLLCYSAGRLAAGRLTAALAAALFGLCHYSLFFASKMLAETPGIFLFLLFSIFFLLWINKNKTAWLAVSAFCFSLAVLCRPNLLFFFPPVLLFCFIGRSGEARTIAIPGLNLSLDRRGILFSSVFLLGILPAPLRNGIVGGDWVPICANSGVTLYMGTNEQAEGGLASVEGLSNDIEKQYTQSIELASKLAGKELPPSQASSFWMKKTAAWALSHPGKLLVLEIKKLLWALYSAPPAVNYSAHFESEWIGGLKALSWLTWLSVWGGLLALPWLWKGRTERFFLSLWGGYLLLSLVYYASDRFLAGMLPFTSILTAMWIEAVWRRWREFPCTCLCPHPEGEGICLGKRVLSIVMKCTARPILLIWIGITFVLTANPFLAWNREREIGMGWYNLGVFYEEKSNDLRAMESYEKALEACPVLPAAMLNLGVLYAEQGDLEKSTQLFLKVLSIEPKNQTAQRNLKINRERMNDK, encoded by the coding sequence ATGCGGGATAGTCGCAATCGAAGCCGCATAATTCTGCAGGAGGCCGCCATCCTTTTGGGATTGGGCGTATTCTCCCTTCTTTTGCATTCATGGTATTTCAACGTTTTCTTGAACGTCATGCCCAACGCGTTGCAGCCCGCCAACGACGCTAAAAGTTATTGGGAGATGGGGCTGAAGATTTATCGCGATGGAATTTTTCTCCCCAACGACGGGCCTTACTACCAGGCGCCTCTCTATCCCTATTGGCTGGCGGGATTACATTACTTCGGCTTTCATCGCATCGTGGAAGCGCTGCGCATCCAAGAGTGGATGAGCATCGCCAACGTTTTGTTATGTTATTCGGCGGGGCGGCTGGCGGCGGGGCGGCTGACGGCCGCGCTGGCAGCGGCGTTGTTCGGATTATGCCATTATTCCTTGTTCTTCGCTTCCAAAATGCTGGCGGAGACGCCGGGGATTTTTCTCTTCCTCCTCTTTTCCATTTTCTTCTTGCTATGGATCAATAAGAATAAAACGGCATGGCTGGCCGTTAGCGCCTTCTGTTTCAGCTTGGCGGTTTTGTGCCGTCCCAATCTGCTGTTCTTCTTTCCGCCGGTGTTGCTGTTTTGTTTTATTGGACGGAGTGGAGAAGCAAGAACAATTGCCATTCCTGGTTTGAATCTTTCGCTCGATAGGCGAGGGATATTGTTTTCCAGCGTATTTTTATTAGGGATTCTACCGGCGCCGTTGCGGAACGGAATTGTGGGAGGGGATTGGGTTCCCATCTGCGCCAATTCGGGCGTGACATTGTATATGGGAACCAACGAACAGGCTGAAGGGGGACTGGCATCGGTGGAAGGACTTTCCAACGACATTGAAAAACAATATACCCAAAGCATCGAACTGGCGTCGAAGCTGGCGGGGAAGGAATTGCCGCCATCGCAAGCGTCGTCGTTCTGGATGAAAAAAACCGCCGCCTGGGCGCTGTCGCATCCGGGAAAGTTGTTGGTTTTGGAGATCAAGAAACTATTATGGGCGCTGTACTCGGCGCCGCCCGCCGTGAATTACTCGGCGCATTTCGAAAGCGAATGGATCGGAGGATTGAAAGCGCTGAGTTGGCTCACCTGGCTGAGCGTCTGGGGCGGCCTCTTGGCTTTGCCTTGGCTGTGGAAGGGTCGAACGGAGCGCTTTTTTCTGAGCTTATGGGGCGGGTATTTGCTTTTGAGTTTGGTTTATTACGCCTCGGACCGTTTTTTGGCGGGGATGCTGCCGTTTACGTCCATTTTGACGGCGATGTGGATTGAAGCGGTTTGGCGGCGATGGCGGGAGTTCCCTTGCACTTGCCTTTGCCCTCACCCAGAGGGAGAGGGAATTTGTTTGGGTAAAAGAGTTCTTTCCATCGTGATGAAGTGTACGGCGCGGCCCATCCTGCTTATTTGGATTGGGATTACGTTTGTTCTTACAGCGAATCCTTTTCTAGCGTGGAACCGGGAGCGGGAGATTGGGATGGGATGGTACAACCTCGGCGTGTTTTACGAAGAAAAAAGCAACGATCTACGGGCGATGGAGAGTTACGAGAAGGCGCTGGAAGCCTGCCCGGTTTTACCGGCGGCGATGTTGAACTTGGGCGTACTCTACGCCGAACAAGGCGATCTGGAAAAATCGACGCAATTGTTCCTGAAAGTATTGTCCATCGAACCGAAGAACCAGACGGCGCAACGGAATCTGAAGATCAACCGGGAACGGATGAATGATAAATGA
- a CDS encoding 2-phosphosulfolactate phosphatase, whose amino-acid sequence MLLDVMFNRTELEKCEINHHIVFVADVLRATTVMIAALTNGAKAILPQKNGASARGLYNELLEQGIPALLCGEKDGFKIAGYDLGNSPSEYTPEMVKGKTIVHLTTNGTKTLAAAASALSVFIVSFGNIGATAKRILELYDVSPEVLLIGSGREERYCLEDTVCLGGVITYLLETSDKDFDLTDSAVTAVDLFHLYRNRLLDMARLSAHGKYLESVGLGADLPECVKVDTSTLTPEMR is encoded by the coding sequence GTGCTTTTGGATGTTATGTTCAACCGGACGGAATTGGAAAAGTGCGAAATCAACCATCATATCGTCTTCGTCGCCGACGTGTTGCGGGCGACGACGGTGATGATCGCCGCTTTGACCAATGGAGCGAAAGCGATTTTGCCGCAAAAAAACGGCGCTTCCGCCCGCGGTCTTTATAACGAATTGTTGGAACAAGGGATTCCCGCTCTGCTCTGCGGCGAGAAGGACGGCTTCAAGATAGCTGGCTACGATTTGGGAAATTCGCCTTCGGAATATACGCCCGAAATGGTGAAGGGCAAAACCATCGTCCATCTGACGACGAACGGAACCAAAACGCTGGCGGCGGCTGCGTCCGCCTTGAGCGTCTTCATCGTTTCCTTCGGCAATATCGGGGCCACGGCGAAGAGAATTTTGGAATTGTACGACGTTTCGCCGGAAGTCTTGCTCATCGGATCAGGACGGGAAGAGCGCTATTGCCTGGAAGACACGGTCTGCCTGGGCGGCGTTATTACCTATCTGCTGGAAACGTCCGACAAGGATTTCGATCTGACCGATTCGGCGGTAACGGCCGTTGACCTATTTCATCTCTACCGCAACCGGCTGCTGGATATGGCGCGGCTGAGCGCGCATGGAAAGTATCTGGAAAGCGTAGGATTAGGCGCCGACTTGCCGGAGTGCGTGAAAGTGGATACGTCCACCCTAACGCCGGAGATGCG
- a CDS encoding nicotinate phosphoribosyltransferase — protein sequence MKRFHIATDSEILAGKVTDAYFVRTMEVLEQTDASKPVVMEIRAASLPAKWDWAVLAGVEELVFFMEGIRKPVDLFCLDEGTLFRAGDPVGYVIGDYKDICIYETAILGLLCQASGIATRAARCVKAAEGRAVLSFGARRLHPAVAPLVDRNAFIGGCVGFSSVITGELLEKNAAGTMPHSLILLVGDTVEASEMFDAYIHPKVPRISLIDTFNDEKFEAIQTAEAMGDKLYGVRVDTPASRRGNMLDLLKEIRWELDIRGHQKVRIVATGGIDEYKIMELNPVCYGYGVGTAISNAPVVDFAMDIVEIDGRPIAKRGKLSGRKRLLAQGNSYKEREIVFWKGDDPRQSQDLITAKTKQGVRTADSPPADRIREHVLQQLANVPLESLR from the coding sequence ATGAAGCGTTTTCATATTGCCACGGATAGCGAAATCCTCGCCGGAAAAGTTACAGACGCCTATTTCGTCCGGACCATGGAAGTACTCGAACAGACGGATGCCAGCAAACCGGTAGTTATGGAGATTCGCGCGGCGTCCCTGCCAGCGAAATGGGATTGGGCGGTCTTGGCGGGCGTCGAGGAATTAGTCTTCTTCATGGAGGGGATTCGCAAGCCGGTCGATTTGTTCTGCCTGGACGAGGGGACGCTATTCCGGGCAGGCGATCCGGTGGGTTATGTTATTGGAGATTACAAAGATATCTGTATATACGAGACGGCCATATTGGGCTTATTGTGCCAGGCGTCCGGCATCGCGACGCGGGCGGCGCGCTGCGTAAAGGCGGCGGAAGGCCGGGCTGTGCTGAGTTTCGGAGCGCGGCGGCTGCATCCCGCCGTGGCGCCGCTGGTGGACCGCAACGCCTTTATCGGCGGCTGCGTAGGGTTTTCCAGCGTTATCACCGGAGAACTGCTGGAAAAGAATGCCGCCGGAACGATGCCCCATTCGTTGATCTTGCTGGTGGGGGATACGGTGGAAGCGTCGGAGATGTTCGACGCCTACATTCATCCCAAAGTTCCGCGCATTTCGCTGATTGATACGTTCAACGACGAGAAGTTCGAAGCCATCCAGACGGCGGAGGCGATGGGGGATAAACTCTACGGTGTGCGCGTGGATACGCCCGCCTCGCGCCGGGGCAATATGCTGGACTTACTGAAGGAAATCCGGTGGGAGTTGGATATCCGGGGGCATCAGAAAGTGCGGATCGTAGCCACGGGAGGCATCGACGAATATAAGATTATGGAATTGAATCCCGTCTGTTACGGCTACGGCGTGGGAACCGCCATCAGCAACGCCCCGGTTGTCGATTTCGCCATGGACATCGTGGAAATCGATGGCCGTCCCATCGCTAAGCGGGGGAAACTATCCGGCAGGAAGCGATTGTTGGCGCAAGGGAATAGCTATAAGGAAAGAGAGATCGTCTTCTGGAAAGGGGACGATCCCCGGCAATCGCAGGATTTAATAACGGCGAAGACGAAACAAGGCGTCCGGACCGCCGATTCGCCGCCGGCGGATCGCATCCGCGAACATGTTCTGCAACAACTAGCTAACGTCCCCTTGGAAAGTTTGCGGTGA
- a CDS encoding glycosyltransferase family 39 protein, producing the protein MPSPGESGNINNAGRHSLSKLFPFLQNDWPLPLLLAAQVILNLPGILIPPLWVDEAYSAILARRTPGEIWRSMVYDAGPPLYYLLLHGWRFVFGESEAALRGMSLLFALLTTIGVYFFGKLCFDKKTASFASLLWICAPLCVFNAGQARNYTLLSALSVGLALGAVFYWRKPRKWTWAASLALLTAAVYTHNAAWFMALAILAGLWALGRGDYGYAPLCNWGTMLGGALLLYLPWTPTLLAQMRITERTIGWVEKAWSPWSIGWTMNALIPGGAMPPYIDLPVFPAYLYGIAILLWTAPLVPALLGMMQPQGKMLRFLTAFFLVGLAGPYLYSLIWKPIYLVGRTDFFLTPFWCLLAGAAVSQLQRKWLGNLLIAILAAQSLGLSLYMELRDQERSELDIVRYLEQRGKPGDAVLCTGLTRPPMEYYLKPKGFRILSYPRDMAQHLAHLNEEWYAKNVDLDAEAQECIEEAKSVLTGQGQLWVIGSERRINEPLFEQLQREKTLRGLNRVQTPKMGLRKIGEPLFILPYLQANDAG; encoded by the coding sequence ATGCCTTCGCCCGGCGAAAGCGGAAATATCAATAACGCTGGCCGCCATTCCTTGTCAAAACTTTTTCCCTTCCTTCAAAACGATTGGCCGTTGCCGCTGTTGCTCGCGGCGCAAGTTATCCTCAACCTTCCGGGAATCCTGATCCCCCCGTTGTGGGTGGATGAAGCCTATTCGGCGATATTGGCGCGGCGAACGCCGGGGGAGATATGGCGGTCTATGGTTTACGATGCAGGACCGCCGCTGTATTACCTCTTACTGCATGGCTGGCGGTTTGTTTTCGGCGAATCGGAAGCAGCGCTGCGGGGGATGTCGCTGCTTTTTGCCCTATTAACTACCATCGGCGTTTATTTCTTTGGGAAGCTCTGTTTCGATAAAAAAACCGCGAGTTTCGCCTCGTTGTTATGGATATGCGCGCCGTTGTGCGTTTTCAACGCGGGGCAGGCGCGGAACTATACCCTCTTATCCGCTCTCAGCGTGGGTTTGGCGCTGGGAGCGGTTTTCTATTGGCGCAAACCGCGAAAATGGACATGGGCGGCTTCGCTGGCGTTACTGACGGCGGCGGTTTATACCCATAACGCTGCCTGGTTCATGGCGCTGGCCATACTTGCGGGGCTATGGGCGCTTGGCCGGGGGGATTATGGCTATGCGCCCTTATGCAATTGGGGAACTATGCTAGGCGGCGCCTTGCTGTTATACCTGCCGTGGACGCCGACGCTGCTTGCCCAAATGCGGATAACGGAGAGGACGATTGGGTGGGTGGAAAAAGCATGGTCGCCCTGGTCTATTGGATGGACGATGAATGCGTTGATTCCCGGCGGCGCCATGCCTCCCTACATCGATTTGCCCGTTTTCCCCGCTTATCTTTATGGGATAGCCATTTTGCTATGGACGGCGCCGCTGGTTCCTGCGCTATTGGGCATGATGCAGCCGCAAGGAAAAATGCTGCGGTTTTTGACGGCGTTTTTTTTGGTTGGACTCGCCGGACCTTACCTCTATTCGTTGATATGGAAGCCCATTTATTTAGTAGGACGGACGGATTTTTTTCTAACGCCGTTTTGGTGCTTGCTGGCAGGCGCCGCCGTTTCGCAATTGCAACGGAAATGGTTGGGCAACCTATTGATCGCTATCCTCGCGGCTCAGAGTTTGGGATTAAGCTTATACATGGAGTTGCGAGATCAGGAACGCAGCGAATTGGACATTGTCCGATACCTGGAACAGCGAGGAAAGCCAGGCGATGCGGTTCTATGCACTGGCCTGACCCGTCCGCCGATGGAGTATTATTTAAAACCGAAAGGTTTTCGCATTCTTTCCTATCCTCGCGATATGGCGCAACACTTGGCGCACTTGAACGAAGAATGGTACGCGAAGAACGTTGACCTCGACGCCGAGGCGCAGGAGTGCATAGAGGAAGCAAAAAGCGTTCTTACGGGCCAAGGGCAGCTGTGGGTGATCGGCAGCGAGCGCAGGATCAACGAGCCGTTGTTCGAACAGTTGCAGCGGGAGAAAACTCTGCGCGGCTTGAATCGGGTGCAGACGCCGAAAATGGGATTGCGCAAAATCGGGGAGCCTTTGTTTATTCTGCCCTACTTGCAGGCGAACGATGCGGGATAG
- a CDS encoding DUF6600 domain-containing protein, with translation MDLTGRFFLFLLVMLTLICLTGCASTVTTAAPAHYVAIAAPPAPQPAPAPPDDGVALRTARISYIEGPVTMQRMADEDWTNAEINTPLMAGDKIFSGAGARVEIQLEDETVLRLGDNTYLEFKILDDGLGRIGIVKGVLAVHANRVSYERPPLEIISSYFASSIPVHAIVRYDVDEKGPARIQVRRGEVNVEKSDKSSLAVRRDEQLIVSSPNSADFKIAALSPEDDFDRWSDMRDAAIAASQTRQYVSTRVAGYSDLDAYGDWVVVKDYGRVWRPRVVATNWAPYRDGRWVWRDPYGWIWVSYEPWGWVPYHYGRWVYTSDYDWCWVPTDVVYVVHRPHRPLWYPAMVSFAYAHHGRYFSLSFGGGYYDGPCVGWFPLGPYDPFYPWYSFRASYVHRHHHGYLHRPEYYRDHVTINNNQTIIYQNQNVENAVTVMTRRDFESGQKPPRENAAGRYAASRDVKTGPEAFASLPERRAAAVQNQPLATGPDNRSPQTESSREPVSKNPRGDSSFEKVNAAPASANTQAARNPDAKPAREAAAAPGAAPLSQREANAKAEREPQANPTQEDRRAPAAKSSRTDSERTASPMTAPASAQSAREARSDANVSAPRSAAPSTNARSESFWNRTRSTRTAAPDNSRSAPSTSPARSGPEAKSAAPRSSDSSPWNQPRTMRQEAPRNDSSSSTRSMSEPATRSAQPSAPRASAPSTSSSRMTPQSANPSRSASPQRTDSSQSAPPSSSSSRNYDSGVSQPRAITPAQVPPSRQSSYMTPYDRRTSSSYSIPSNRSSYAPSYSTRSYSAVPQTYNSVPSYSPSRQSRMDSAPSRSYSPSYSVPRSAAPSYSVPRSAVPSYSAPRSAAPSYSAPSFSPQPSSSYSAPRMSSPAPSSQGGSSYSPRRAGR, from the coding sequence ATGGACCTTACAGGACGATTTTTCCTCTTTTTGCTTGTTATGCTTACGCTTATCTGTTTGACCGGCTGCGCTTCGACGGTTACTACCGCCGCCCCAGCCCATTACGTCGCCATCGCCGCGCCCCCGGCGCCGCAGCCCGCCCCGGCGCCCCCCGATGACGGCGTGGCTCTGCGTACGGCGCGCATCTCCTACATCGAAGGCCCCGTCACCATGCAGCGCATGGCCGATGAAGACTGGACCAATGCGGAGATCAACACCCCCCTTATGGCGGGCGATAAAATCTTCTCCGGCGCCGGAGCGCGGGTGGAAATCCAATTGGAGGACGAAACCGTTTTGCGTCTGGGCGACAATACCTACCTCGAGTTCAAAATCCTCGATGACGGCCTGGGCCGTATTGGAATCGTCAAGGGCGTCTTGGCTGTTCACGCCAATCGGGTCAGTTACGAACGCCCGCCGCTGGAAATCATTTCCTCCTACTTCGCTTCCAGCATCCCCGTCCACGCCATCGTTCGTTACGACGTGGACGAAAAAGGGCCGGCGAGGATTCAAGTGCGCCGGGGAGAGGTCAATGTGGAGAAATCGGATAAGAGCTCACTCGCCGTGCGCCGGGACGAACAACTCATCGTGAGCAGCCCCAATTCCGCCGATTTCAAAATCGCCGCCCTTTCGCCGGAAGACGATTTCGACCGTTGGAGCGACATGCGCGACGCCGCCATCGCCGCCAGCCAGACGCGGCAATACGTCTCCACCCGCGTGGCGGGCTATTCCGATCTGGACGCCTACGGCGATTGGGTAGTGGTCAAGGATTACGGCCGCGTTTGGCGCCCGCGCGTTGTCGCGACGAACTGGGCGCCTTACCGCGATGGCCGCTGGGTGTGGCGCGATCCTTACGGCTGGATTTGGGTCTCCTACGAGCCGTGGGGCTGGGTTCCCTATCACTATGGCCGCTGGGTATATACTTCGGATTACGATTGGTGCTGGGTTCCCACGGACGTAGTCTACGTCGTCCATCGTCCCCACCGTCCCCTTTGGTATCCGGCGATGGTGTCGTTCGCTTACGCCCATCATGGGAGGTATTTTTCGCTCTCCTTCGGCGGCGGCTATTATGACGGTCCCTGCGTCGGCTGGTTCCCCCTCGGTCCCTACGATCCTTTTTATCCGTGGTATAGCTTCCGCGCCAGCTACGTCCATCGCCATCATCATGGCTATTTGCATCGCCCCGAGTATTATAGAGACCATGTTACTATCAACAACAATCAGACGATCATATATCAGAATCAAAACGTGGAAAACGCCGTTACCGTCATGACCCGGCGCGATTTCGAGTCGGGACAAAAACCGCCCCGCGAGAATGCCGCCGGACGCTACGCCGCTTCCCGCGACGTGAAAACCGGCCCGGAAGCCTTCGCTTCGCTGCCGGAACGGCGCGCCGCCGCCGTCCAGAATCAACCGCTTGCTACTGGCCCGGACAACCGTTCGCCCCAGACGGAATCCTCGCGCGAGCCTGTTTCTAAAAATCCGCGAGGCGATAGCTCGTTCGAAAAGGTCAACGCCGCTCCCGCTTCGGCGAATACGCAAGCTGCGCGCAACCCGGATGCCAAACCGGCTCGCGAAGCCGCCGCCGCTCCCGGCGCCGCGCCGCTTTCCCAACGCGAAGCCAATGCAAAAGCGGAAAGAGAGCCGCAAGCCAATCCCACTCAGGAAGACCGCCGCGCTCCCGCCGCGAAATCCTCGCGCACGGATTCGGAACGAACCGCCAGCCCCATGACCGCGCCCGCTTCCGCCCAATCGGCGCGCGAAGCCCGCTCGGACGCCAATGTCTCTGCGCCGAGAAGCGCCGCGCCCTCAACTAACGCTCGCAGCGAGAGCTTTTGGAATCGCACCCGTTCGACAAGAACCGCCGCTCCGGATAATTCCAGATCCGCTCCTTCTACATCCCCGGCGCGCAGCGGTCCGGAAGCGAAGAGCGCCGCCCCGCGTTCCAGCGACAGCAGCCCTTGGAATCAGCCCCGCACAATGCGTCAAGAAGCGCCGCGAAACGATTCTTCGTCTTCTACCCGCTCCATGAGCGAACCTGCAACCCGCAGCGCGCAGCCATCGGCTCCTAGAGCCTCTGCGCCCTCTACTTCATCCAGCCGCATGACGCCGCAAAGCGCGAATCCTTCAAGAAGCGCCAGCCCCCAGCGGACGGACAGCAGCCAAAGCGCTCCCCCGTCTTCTTCCTCGTCTCGCAATTACGATTCGGGGGTTTCCCAGCCGCGCGCCATAACGCCGGCTCAGGTTCCGCCGAGCCGCCAGTCGTCCTACATGACGCCTTACGACCGGAGAACGTCGAGTTCTTACAGCATTCCCTCGAACCGAAGCTCCTACGCGCCGTCCTACTCGACGCGATCGTATTCCGCCGTTCCGCAAACCTATAATTCCGTTCCCTCTTATTCTCCTTCGCGGCAATCGCGGATGGACTCAGCCCCAAGCCGTTCGTATTCTCCGTCTTACTCCGTACCGCGCAGCGCTGCGCCGTCTTATTCCGTTCCGCGCAGCGCTGTTCCTTCCTACTCCGCGCCGCGCAGTGCGGCGCCTTCCTACTCAGCGCCGTCTTTTTCGCCGCAGCCGTCTAGTTCGTACAGCGCGCCCCGCATGTCCTCGCCCGCTCCGTCTTCGCAGGGCGGTTCATCCTACAGCCCGCGCCGGGCGGGACGGTAA
- a CDS encoding prepilin-type N-terminal cleavage/methylation domain-containing protein, with amino-acid sequence MTNTRRGSPGFSLIELLIVLLIVGLLYVGPQVIPLWLVELILSIGWFAFQYFFIKWLIRLSILSKGYFQEYKTLLVWGYQTQIVAAYILRFYVLRDADIAYFHKLGISYLGTYVIFFVLPLAGIWIFHPLFHPKKEAAKWDAKTVKKIALQCVQAQKFYERYPKCRIYVFDHPLKDRYVHCVFTQRIRRHEREDLFEDRLLEVPVDWKKRTVWEEEIQQRRYIFQSGENGSTVLELPAGDSYPRKEEPLEEESLQRFDDSFNRFPSLDSAPLPAAIQRSPYEIV; translated from the coding sequence ATGACGAATACGCGCCGGGGAAGCCCAGGCTTTTCTTTGATCGAATTGTTGATCGTATTGCTGATTGTAGGTTTGCTTTATGTGGGGCCGCAGGTGATCCCGCTTTGGCTGGTCGAATTGATTCTCTCCATCGGCTGGTTCGCGTTTCAATACTTCTTTATCAAATGGCTTATCCGGCTTTCCATTCTTTCCAAAGGGTATTTTCAAGAGTATAAAACGCTGTTGGTTTGGGGCTATCAAACGCAAATCGTCGCCGCATACATCTTGCGGTTTTACGTTTTGAGAGATGCCGACATCGCTTATTTTCATAAACTGGGAATTTCGTATCTGGGAACCTACGTGATTTTCTTTGTTCTGCCATTGGCGGGGATATGGATTTTTCACCCCCTTTTCCACCCCAAAAAAGAAGCGGCGAAATGGGATGCGAAGACCGTTAAAAAAATTGCCCTGCAATGCGTCCAGGCGCAGAAGTTTTACGAACGCTATCCCAAATGCCGGATTTACGTTTTCGATCACCCGCTTAAAGACCGATACGTCCATTGCGTATTCACGCAGCGCATCCGGCGCCATGAACGGGAGGATTTATTCGAAGATCGGCTGCTGGAGGTTCCCGTGGATTGGAAGAAGCGGACGGTTTGGGAGGAAGAAATCCAGCAGCGCCGTTATATTTTTCAGAGCGGAGAAAATGGCAGTACCGTATTGGAATTGCCCGCTGGCGACTCCTATCCCAGAAAAGAAGAACCGCTGGAGGAGGAGAGTCTCCAGCGGTTCGACGATTCTTTCAATCGATTTCCTTCTCTCGATTCCGCGCCGCTTCCGGCGGCGATTCAGCGGTCTCCTTACGAAATCGTATAA